From Candida dubliniensis CD36 chromosome 7, complete sequence, the proteins below share one genomic window:
- a CDS encoding Tca4-like retrotransposon reverse transcriptase, putative (transposable element): MNSHIVVENESSIPDDDEYQTAIENNYITDTDTESESEHEENLPPDEFNTNGPSQIAVESVESNKTFENYHNRSESIEPKINKELSPDFNQTLEDINESMNHINEENLDEFDKSIMDDQNLDDGIESLHKELVISNNKIDYVEDLVNKRKRDNHSLPANKYIKNNDKTPGIIVSQNKSQAQILDELKPPKDKYSNAPFKSKRSKKGFKPPYVTRSGRKVQAPARYLNAIINKIDYNDPNWRRSMDEEIEKFKSKNVFEVVKIPPGVKPITTRWVHTYKEKDLKNKSFKSRCVVHGQKMVEDTHYNPYKISSPVVDLVSIRLLTIIAVEKGLSMHSLDISSAYLNADLEDNREIFIYPPKCYEVGKNHCWKLNKSLYGMRQSGYNWYNHFRRILINNGMTQTLHNDGIFAKQFENGDVLYLTIYVDDVFIIGNTAKVIEDFVTMLENHFELTYFGETTEYLGINFNRNGDTFTLDQKPFLEKLVDNFNILDSYGKNIPVIPNDINVVRKLRKSDEINDFIKIERPHHLINAITKTTYIEPDDDEKRIPDFESSPEAELLDAKGIKLYQSAVGSLLWATMNTRPDLSFTANVLGSKCSNPDTNDWKKLIYCLRYVKNHLDFKLEYKKGRLSKSENDFIIEVFSDASFAPELDRRSITGMAIYVNGNLVNWATKRQKIITHSSAACEMLALNYSVLKAFDLRNTIRDIGLKVKNIHIHEDNKAVITILQNDNFHPHRPIDICYKFLRQKLNDGYFSISYVESKDNLADSFTKPLGMRKLNEHTRRIIKREDYDGETTSIVDVRKIKEIKQNNETNHHMEF; the protein is encoded by the coding sequence ATGAATTCACATAtagttgttgaaaatgaatCATCTATACCAGACGATGACGAATATCAAAcagcaattgaaaataactATATAACTGATACTGATACTGAATCTGAATCTGAACATGAAGAAAATCTACCACCAGATGAATTTAACACAAATGGTCCATCACAAATTGCTGTTGAATCAGTggaatcaaataaaacttTTGAGAACTATCACAATAGAAGTGAGAGCATTGAACccaaaattaataaagaattgTCACCCGATTTTAATCAAACATTAGAAGACATCAATGAATCAATGAATCatattaatgaagaaaatcTTGATGAGTTTgacaaatcaataatggATGACCAGAATTTGGATGATGGCATAGAATCTTTGCATAAAGAATTAGTCAtaagtaataataagatTGATTATGTTGAAGATTTGgtaaacaaaagaaaacgGGATAACCATCTGCTTCCAgcaaataaatatattaagaataatgataaaaccCCAGGAATAATAGTGAGTCAGAATAAATCTCAAGCCCAGATTTTAGATGAATTAAAACCACCCAAAGATAAATACAGTAATGCTCCATTTAAGAGTAAACGTAGTAAAAAAGGTTTCAAACCACCTTATGTGACAAGGTCCGGTAGAAAAGTTCAAGCACCAGCTAGATATTTAAATgcaatcattaataaaattgattataatgatCCAAATTGGAGACGTAGTAtggatgaagaaattgaaaaattcaagcTGAAAAATGTATTTGAGGTAGTCAAGATTCCACCAGGAGTAAAACCCATCACTACCCGGTGGGTCCATACgtataaagaaaaagatttaaaaaataaatcattcaagTCGCGTTGCGTTGTGCACGGACAAAAAATGGTTGAGGATACTCATTATAATCCATATAAAATTAGTAGTCCAGTGGTTGATTTGGTGTCTATAAGGTTGCTAACTATAATTGCTGTTGAAAAGGGTTTAAGTATGCACCTGTTGGATATAAGTTCTGCTTATTTGAACGCGGACTTAGAAGACAACAGggaaatatttatataccCACCAAAATGCTATGAAGTTGGTAAAAACCATTGTTGGAAGCTTAACAAATCTCTTTATGGGATGCGTCAAAGCGGATACAATTGGTACAACCACTTCCGCAGaattttaataaacaatGGAATGACCCAAACATTACATAATGATGGTATTTTTGCTAAACAATTCGAAAATGGTGatgtattatatttaaCAATCTATGTCGATGAtgtatttattattggtaacACTGCTAAGGtaattgaagattttgTTACAATGTTGGAAAACCATTTTGAACTCACCTATTTTGGAGAGACAACTGAATATCTAGGAATTAACTTTAACCGAAATGGAGATACATTCACATTGGATCAAAAACCTTTCTTGGAGAAACTAGTtgacaatttcaatatattaGACAGTTATGGAAAGAATATTCCTGTCATTCCGAATGATATTAACGTGGTTAGAAAATTAAGGAAATCTGAcgaaattaatgattttataaaaattgaaagacCACACCACTTAATTAATGCCATCACAAAAACAACATACATTGAacctgatgatgatgaaaaaagGATTCCGGATTTTGAAAGTTCACCAGAAGCAGAATTATTGGACGCCAAAGGGataaaattatatcaatcTGCAGTCGGTCTGTTGCTTTGGGCAACCATGAACACCAGACCTGACTTGTCGTTCACTGCTAATGTATTGGGATCGAAATGTTCAAATCCAGATACGAATGAttggaaaaaattaatatattgttTGAGATATGTAAAGAATCATCtagatttcaaattggaaTACAAAAAGGGCAGATTACTGAAACTggaaaatgattttatcaTTGAGGTATTTTCAGATGCTTCGTTTGCACCAGAGTTAGATAGACGGTCTATCACAGGTATGGCTATCTATGTTAATGGAAATTTGGTAAACTGGGCAACGAAACgtcaaaaaattataacACATAGTTCAGCAGCATGTGAAATGCTTGCATTAAATTATTCAGTATTAAAGGCATTTGATTTAAGAAACACTATTCGGGATATCGGATTGAAAGTGAAGAACATCCATATCCATGAAGATAATAAAGCTGTTATCACAATCTTGCAGAATGATAATTTCCACCCCCACCGACCAATCGATATTTGTTATAAATTTCTTAGGCAAAAGTTAAACGATGGTTACTTCTCAATTTCATATGTGGAATCTAAAGACAATTTGGCAGATTCATTCACAAAACCATTAGGGATGAGGAAACTAAATGAACACACGAGAAGGATCATTAAAAGGGAAGATTATGATGGTGAGACAACGCTGATTGTCGATGTCAGGAAGATAAAAGAGATTAAgcaaaataatgaaactaACCACCACATGgaattttaa
- a CDS encoding histidine kinase, putative (Similar to S. cerevisiae SKN7) encodes MNPTKKPRLSPMQPSLLEILNDPELYSQHCHSLRESLVDHFNHQATLIDTYEHELEKSKNANKAFQQALSEIGTVVISVAMGDLSKKVEIHTVENDPEILKVKITINTMMDQLQTFANEVTKVATEVANGELGGQAKNDGSVGIWRSLTDNVNIMALNLTNQVREIADVTRAVAKGDLSRKINVHAQGEILQLQRTINTMVDQLRTFAFEVSKVARDVGVLGILGGQALIENVEGIWEELTDNVNAMALNLTTQVRNIANVTTAVAKGDLSKKVTADCKGEILDLKLTINQMVDRLQNFALAVTTLSREVGTLGILGGQANVQDVEGAWKQVTENVNLMATNLTNQVRSIATVTTAVAHGDLSQKIDVHAQGEILQLKNTINKMVDSLQLFASEVSKVAQDVGINGKLGIQAQVSDVDGLWKEITSNVNTMASNLTSQVRAFAQITAAATDGDFTRFITVEASGEMDALKTKINQMVFNLRESLQRNTAAREAAELANSAKSEFLANMSHEIRTPLNGIIGMTQLSLDTELTQYQREMLSIVHNLANSLLTIIDDILDISKIEANRMTVEQIDFSLRGTVFGALKTLAVKAIEKNLDLTYQCDSSFPDNLIGDSFRLRQVILNLAGNAIKFTKEGKVSVSVKKSDKLVLDSNSDKLLLEVCVSDTGIGIEKDKLGLIFDTFCQADGSTTRKFGGTGLGLSISKQLIHLMGGEIWVTSEYGSGSNFYFTVCVSPSNIRYTRQTEQLLPFSSHYVLFVSTEHTQEELDVLRDGIIELGLNPIIVRNIEDANLTEPVKYDIIMIDSIETAKKLRLLSEVKYIPLVLVHHSIPQLNMRVCIDLGISSYANTPCSITDLASAIIPALESRSISQNSDESVRYKILLAEDNLVNQKLAVRILEKQGHQVEVVENGLEAFEAIKKNKYDVVLMDVQMPVMGGFEATEKIRQWEKKSNPIDSLTFRTPIIALTAHAMLGDREKSLAKGMDDYVSKPLKPKLLMQTINKCIHNINQLKELSKQNNNNRTTSDFAKNLKKGVSRNAEMSSPTRQDGGRPSQRRSATESSITTINEHSGVS; translated from the coding sequence ATGAACCCCACTAAAAAACCACGCTTATCACCAATGCAGCCGCTGCTCCTTGAAATACTAAACGACCCTGAGCTTTATAGTCAACACTGCCACAGTCTCCGTGAATCACTTGTTGATCATTTCAACCACCAAGCCACCCTCATCGACACCTACGAACATGAACTagaaaaatccaaaaatgCTAACAAAGCTTTCCAACAAGCACTTAGTGAAATAGGTACGGTTGTTATATCTGTTGCGATGGGAGATTTGTCGAAGAAAGTTGAGATTCACACAGTAGAGAATGATCCTGAGATTTTAAAAGTTAAGATCACTATCAACACAATGATGGATCAATTACAAACATTTGCTAATGAGGTCACAAAAGTCGCCACCGAAGTCGCAAATGGAGAATTAGGTGGACAGGCGAAAAATGATGGATCCGTTGGTATTTGGAGATCGCTTACAGACAACGTTAACATTATGGCTCTTAATTTAACCAACCAAGTGCGAGAAATCGCCGATGTTACACGTGCTGTTGCCAAGGGTGACTTGTCACGTAAAATCAATGTACATGCACAGGGGGAAATCCTTCAACTTCAACGTACAATAAATACTATGGTGGATCAGTTGCGGACGTTTGCATTTGAGGTATCTAAAGTTGCCAGAGATGTTGGTGTGCTTGGTATCTTGGGTGGACAGGCGTTGATTGAAAATGTCGAAGGTATTTGGGAAGAGTTGACTGATAATGTCAATGCCATGGCTCTTAATTTGACCACACAGGTGAGAAATATTGCCAATGTCACCACTGCAGTTGCCAAGGGAGATTTGTCGAAAAAAGTCACTGCTGACTGTAAGGGGGAAATTCTTGACTTGAAACTTACTATTAATCAAATGGTGGATCGATTACAAAACTTTGCTCTTGCTGTGACTACCCTATCAAGAGAGGTGGGTACTTTGGGTATATTGGGTGGACAAGCAAATGTTCAAGATGTCGAAGGAGCTTGGAAACAAGTCACAGAGAATGTTAACCTAATGGCCACCAATTTAACCAACCAAGTGAGATCTATTGCTACTGTTACTACAGCAGTTGCTCATGGAGACTTGTCGCAAAAGATTGATGTCCATGCCCAGGGGGAAATattacaattgaaaaatacaATCAATAAGATGGTGGACTCTTTACAGTTGTTTGCCTCAGAAGTATCAAAAGTGGCTCAAGATGTTGGTATCAATGGTAAATTGGGTATTCAAGCACAAGTTAGTGATGTTGATGGATTGTGGAAGGAGATTACGTCTAATGTAAACACAATGGCTTCAAATTTGACTTCACAAGTGAGAGCTTTTGCACAAATCACAGCTGCGGCAACTGATGGGGATTTCACTAGGTTTATCACTGTTGAAGCGCTGGGAGAAATGGATGCTTTAAAGACAAAGATTAATCAAATGGTGTTCAATTTGCGTGAATCGCTTCAAAGAAATACGGCAGCCAGAGAGGCGGCCGAGTTAGCCAACAGTGCCAAGTCTGAATTTTTGGCAAACATGTCGCATGAGATTAGAACACCTTTGAATGGTATTATTGGTATGACACAGTTGTCACTCGACACAGAGCTTACGCAATACCAGCGAGAAATGTTATCGATTGTACACAATTTAGCCAACTCATTGTTAACAATTATAGATGATATTTTGGATATTTCCAAAATCGAGGCAAACCGAATGACTGTagaacaaattgatttctcATTGAGAGGAACAGTTTTTGGGGCATTAAAGACGCTTGCAGTAAAggcaattgaaaaaaactTGGACTTGACGTATCAGTGTGACTCTTCATTTCCGGATAATCTTATTGGCGACTCCTTCAGACTTCGACAAGttatattgaatttagCAGGCAATGCCATTAAATTTACCAAAGAGGGTAAAGTTAGTGTTAGTGTAAAGAAATCCGACAAGTTGGTGTTGGATAGCAACTCTGATAAATTGCTACTTGAAGTATGTGTTAGTGATACTGGtattggaattgaaaaGGACAAGTTGGgattaatttttgataCGTTTTGTCAAGCAGATGGTTCTACTACAAGAAAATTTGGTGGTACCGGTTTGGGGTTATCGATTTCCAAGCAGTTGATTCATTTGATGGGAGGAGAGATTTGGGTGACCTCAGAATATGGATCAGGGTCGAACTTTTATTTTACCGTTTGTGTTTCTCCGTCAAATATTAGGTATACTAGACAGACAGAACAATTGTTGCCATTTAGCTCACATTATGTACTTTTCGTTTCAACGGAACATACGCAAGAAGAACTTGATGTCTTGAGAGATGGAATCATAGAACTTGGATTGAATCCAATTATAGTGAGGAACATTGAGGATGCAAACTTGACTGAACCTGTCAAATACGACATAATTATGATTGACTCGATAGAAACTGCGAAAAAATTACGGTTGCTTTCGGAAGTGAAATATATCCCATTAGTGCTCGTCCACCATTCGATACCACAGTTGAATATGCGAGTTTGTATTGATTTGGGTATTTCGTCTTATGCAAACACTCCATGTTCTATAACAGATTTGGCCAGTGCCATTATCCCTGCCTTGGAATCAAGATCGATCTCACAAAACTCTGATGAGTCGGTGAGGTACAAAATATTACTAGCAGAGGACAACCTCGTCAATCAGAAACTTGCAGTTAGGATATTGGAAAAACAAGGCCACCAGGTTGAAGTTGTGGAAAATGGGTTGGAAGCGTTTGAGGCaataaagaagaacaagTACGATGTGGTGTTGATGGATGTACAGATGCCCGTTATGGGAGGGTTTGAGGCTACTGAAAAGATTAGACAATgggaaaagaaatcaaaccCGATTGACTCGTTGACGTTTAGGACTCCAATTATTGCTCTTACTGCGCATGCAATGTTAGGTGATAGAGAAAAGTCGTTGGCAAAAGGTATGGACGATTATGTGAGCAAACCATTGAAACcgaaattgttgatgcaGACCATAAACAAGTGTATTCATAATATTAACCAGTTGAAAGAGTTGTCAAAGCagaataataacaacaggACGACATCTGATTTTGCGAAGAACTTGAAAAAAGGTGTGAGTAGGAACGCGGAGATGTCGAGTCCTACAAGGCAAGATGGTGGTCGGCCTAGTCAGAGACGGTCAGCCACTGAAAGTTCAATAACTACGATTAACGAGCACTCGGGCGTAAGCTAA
- a CDS encoding mitochondrial peroxiredoxin, putative (Similar to S. cerevisiae PRX1) — translation MSQQPHLRLGSTAPDFKADTTNGPISFHEYIGDSWAILFSHSGSFTSVCSSELSAFAKLEPEFTKRGVKLLAISPDPVEENSGWIDDMEDFSGSRVKFPIIADPDRRISVLYDMIDYQDATNVDDKGLNMTIRAVFIIDPKKTIRLIMTYPASTGRNTAEVLRVVDSLQLVDRQKVITPINWVPGDDVFVHMSVPDDEARVLFPKYRAIKPYIRLTPLEKEDK, via the coding sequence ATGTCGCAACAACCTCATTTACGTCTCGGATCAACTGCCCCAGATTTCAAAGCTGATACAACTAATGGACCTATCCTGTTTCACGAATACATCGGTGATAGCTGGGCTATCTTGTTCTCACATTCAGGCAGTTTTACAAGTGTGTGTAGCAGCGAGCTTTCTGCGTTCGCTAAATTAGAGCCAGAGTTCACGAAACGTGGAGTGAAATTGCTTGCAATTTCACCTGACCCTGTTGAAGAAAATTCTGGCTGGATCGATGATATGGAAGATTTTAGTGGCTCCAGAGTCAAATTTCCAATCATTGCTGATCCAGATAGAAGAATCTCCGTATTATATGACATGATCGATTATCAAGACGCTACAAATGTTGATGACAAGGGTCTCAACATGACTATTAGAGCtgttttcattattgatccgaaaaaaacaatcagATTAATTATGACATATCCAGCTTCTACAGGAAGAAATACTGCTGAAGTATTAAGAGTTGTTGACTCATTACAGCTTGTTGATAGACAAAAGGTTATCACTCCGATTAATTGGGTTCCAGGTGATGATGTTTTTGTCCATATGAGTGTCCCAGATGATGAGGCAAGAGTTTTGTTTCCTAAATATAGAGCTATAAAGCCATATATTAGATTGACTCCGTTGGAGAAGGAAGACAAGTAG
- a CDS encoding non-LTR, zorro-like retrotransposon family polyprotein fragment, putative (transposable element), whose translation MYLPTFIYSAHGEFWEKFKVTSRNINRLTDFKKLADLFKGSDVICLQELTDSGAMRINRFSDFKLYSIPKGEAGIVVKKKWEPFVSHPMVLANILGTRNIADLVLSIDGVKIRFICFYGPSDQQENILKLLKNLNGVLGRSETNHDEIIMLGDFNHVMDVKYDTLRIPIVEHEKYLQEEMKTFENAFNLVDVMRSIDPVIYAPTNRYYTNLRRIDRVYVTSNLRSKVIGYGQTNKTKIGTHAQLHLEISLNIDSQPELIPHDINSEQFGEFENLKMEIENAYQKMLKQKIGFKVEYVNKERQKIMNILTNQQPIETTPVKTKQSQTLITEFFKSNKPNAITMATIDDIENVKIESSNDDSYSQNEEYTILDDDKMLLINKLSTATYDAENFSYNSSSWSWEEETMVIQLYEILGPKWSLMSCLMMTRSLNQIRMKYTEDLDHKIITGPF comes from the coding sequence ATGTACTTGCCAACTTTCATTTACTCTGCTCACGGAGAGTTTTGGGAAAAGTTCAAAGTTACGTCCCGAAATATCAACCGTTTGActgattttaaaaaattagCAGATCTTTTTAAAGGAAGTGATGTTATTTGTTTGCAAGAGTTAACAGATTCGGGTGCCATGCGTATTAATCGGTTTTCagatttcaaattgtatTCAATTCCCAAAGGAGAAGCTGGAATTGTTGTCAAGAAAAAATGGGAACCCTTTGTTAGTCATCCAATGGTTTTAGCTAACATTTTGGGAACCAGAAACATTGCAGATTTGGTATTGAGCATTGATGGTGTTAAAATTAGGttcatttgtttttatGGACCTTCTGACCAACAGGAGAATATTCtcaaattgttgaagaatCTTAATGGTGTCTTAGGTCGATCAGAAACAAATCATGATGAAATAATTATGCTTGGTGATTTCAACCATGTAATGGATGTCAAGTATGACACTTTGCGTATTCCAATAGTGGAGCATGAAAAATATCTCCAAGAGGAAATGAAAACATTTGAGAATGCATTTAATTTGGTAGATGTAATGAGGAGCATAGATCCAGTTATCTATGCTCCAACCAACCGGTATTACACAAATCTCAGGAGGATTGACCGTGTTTATGTTACATCAAATTTGAGATCTAAGGTAATTGGATATGGACAGActaataaaactaaaattgGCACACATGCCCAATTGCATTTGGAAATTCTGTTGAATATTGATAGTCAACCAGAATTGATCCCACATGATATCAATTCCGAACAATTTggtgaatttgaaaatttgaaaatggaaatagaaaatgcttatcaaaaaatgttgaaacaaaaaattggcTTCAAAGTTGAATATGTTAACaaagaaagacaaaaaatCATGAATATATTGACCAACCAACaaccaattgaaacaaCTCCAGTTAAAACAAAGCAATCACAAACATTGATTACTGAATTCTTCAAGTCGAATAAACCCAATGCTATTACTATGGCAactattgatgatattgaaaatgttaAAATTGAGTCATCAAATGATGATTCATATAGTCAAAATGAAGAATATACTATACTTGACGATGATAAAATGTTGTTAATAAATAAGTTGCTGACTGCAACCTATGATGCAGAAAACTTTTCTTATAACTCAAGCTCCTGGAGTTGGGAGGAAGAAACTATGGTGATCCAATTATACGAAATATTAGGTCCAAAATGGTCATTAATGTCATGTTTAATGATGACACGGTCCTTGAATCAGATACGCATGAAATATACGGAGGACCTTGATCACAAGATCATAACAGGTCCATTTTGA
- a CDS encoding C-22 sterol desaturase, putative (fungal C-22 sterol desaturases are cytochrome P450 enzymes of ergosterol biosynthesis, catalyze formation of the C-22(23) double bond in the sterol side chain; transposon mutation affects filamentous growth; may be a target of azole antifungal drugs;~Similar to S. cerevisiae ERG5) has translation MNSTEVDNLPLHEQLTSFVELAIAKATGSPITTLFTIIFLILSYDQLSYQINKGSIAGPRFKFYPIIGPFLESLDPKFEEYKAKWDSGELSCVSIFHKFVVIASSRDLARKILSSPKYVKPCVVDVAVKILRPSNWVFLDGKQHTDYRRSLNGLFSSKALEIYIPVQEKYMDIYLEKFCNYDGPREFFPEFRELLCALSLRTFCGDYITDDQIAVVADNYYRVTAALELVNFPIIIPYTKTWYGKKIADDSMKVFENCAAMAKKHINENNGTPTCVMDEWIHLMKEAREKHSEDPDSKLLVREFSNREISEVIFTFLFASQDASSSLACWLFQIVADRPDVVAKIREEQLRVRNNNPDLRLSLDLINQMTYTNNVVKETLRYRPPVLMVPYVVKKSFPVTESYTAPKGAMIIPTLYPALHDPEVYDEPDSFIPERWENASGDMYKRNWLVFGTGPHVCLGKNYVLMLFTGMLGKFVMNSDMIHHKTDLSEEIKVFATIFPKDDLILEWKKRDPLKSL, from the coding sequence ATGAATTCAACAGAGGTCGATAACTTACCTTTACACGAACAACTCACTTCGTTTGTTGAATTGGCCATAGCCAAAGCAACTGGCTCGCCAATCACCACCTTATTTACTATCATCTTTCTTATTCTTCTGTACGATCAACTTTCCTatcaaattaataaagGTTCAATTGCTGGTCCTCGTTTCAAATTCTATCCTATCATTGGACCATTCTTAGAATCCTTAGACCCCAAATTTGAGGAATATAAGGCAAAATGGGATTCTGGTGAATTAAGTTGTGTATCTATTTTCCAcaaatttgttgttattgctTCATCTCGTGATTTGGCCAGAAAAATATTATCCTCCCCAAAATATGTGAAACCAtgtgttgttgatgttgctGTTAAAATCCTTAGACCAAGCAACTGGGTTTTCCTCGATGGTAAACAACACACTGATTATCGTCGTTCTTTAAACGGGTTGTTCTCCTCGAAAGCTTTGGAAATTTACATTCCAGTACAAGAAAAATACATGGACATTTATTTAGAGAAGTTTTGCAACTACGATGGTCCTCGTGAATTTTTCCCGGAATTCAGAGAATTATTGTGCGCATTGTCATTAAGAACCTTCTGTGGTGACTATATTACCGATGATCAAATTGCAGTTGTTGCTGATAATTACTATAGAGTTACCGCTGCCTTGGAGTTGGTCAATTTCCCAATCATTATTCCATATACTAAAACTTGGTACGGTAAGAAAATTGCGGATGATAGCATGAAAGTGTTTGAGAATTGTGCTGCTATGGCTAAAAAACATATCAACGAAAACAATGGCACACCCACATGTGTTATGGATGAATGGATTCATTTGATGAAGGAAGCCAGAGAAAAGCATTCTGAAGATCCAGACTCTAAATTATTGGTTAGAGAATTCTCCAATCGTGAAATTTCTGAAGTTATTTTCACATTCTTGTTTGCTTCCCAAGATGCCTCCTCGTCTTTAGCTTGCTGGTTGTTCCAAATTGTTGCTGACAGACCTGATGTTGTTGCGAAAATTAGAGAAGAGCAATTGCGTGTgagaaacaacaacccAGATCTTAGATTATCTTTGGACTTGATTAATCAAATGACATATACCAACAATGTTGTTAAAGAAACTTTGAGATACCGTCCACCAGTCTTGATGGTTCCATACGTTGTCAAGAAATCCTTCCCAGTTACTGAATCGTACACTGCCCCCAAAGGTGCCATGATTATTCCAACATTGTATCCTGCATTGCATGACCCTGAAGTTTATGATGAACCAGACTCTTTTATTCCTGAAAGATGGGAGAATGCTAGTGGTGATATGTATAAACGTAACTGGTTGGTTTTTGGAACTGGCCCTCATGTATGCTTGGGTAAGAATTATGTCTTGATGTTGTTCACCGGTATGTTGGGCAAATTTGTTATGAACTCGGACATGATTCACCACAAGACAGATTTGTCAGAAGAAATCAAAGTTTTTGCTACTATTTTCCCTAAagatgatttgattttagaaTGGAAGAAAAGAGACCCATTAAAGAGTTTATAG